In Kitasatospora gansuensis, a genomic segment contains:
- a CDS encoding epoxide hydrolase family protein, which yields MQPFRIDIPKAELDDLYRRLENTRWPDEVPGSGWSRGVPVGYLKELAEYWRTGFDWRAMEARINELPQFTTEIDGANVHFLHVTSPEPDAKPLLITHGWPSTFVEFLDVVGPLTDPRAHGGDPADAFHLVIPTIPGFGFSGPVREAGWDHYRVARAWKELMARLGYDRYVVQGGDWGMMVSLELCLADAEHVAGVHVNSLVTFPPQDPAELADLGEAEIQRLGKLMHFDLELSAHLKLLATRPQTVAYGLTDSPVGQLAWIMEKYREWTDSDQVPEDAIDRDLMLANVSVFWLTATAASSAQLYYESLDRTNPNIAARLGGPWELTMPAGVAVFPHDAALPLRRFADQVLPTITHWSEFDRGGHFPAMEEPDLFVADVRAFARSLEKN from the coding sequence GTGCAACCTTTCCGAATAGATATCCCGAAGGCCGAGCTCGACGACCTGTACCGGAGGCTGGAGAACACCCGCTGGCCGGACGAAGTGCCCGGTTCCGGTTGGTCGCGTGGTGTTCCCGTCGGCTACCTGAAGGAATTGGCGGAGTACTGGCGCACCGGTTTCGACTGGCGGGCGATGGAAGCCCGGATCAACGAGCTCCCGCAGTTCACCACGGAGATCGACGGCGCGAACGTCCACTTCCTCCACGTCACCTCGCCCGAGCCGGACGCCAAGCCGTTGCTGATCACGCACGGCTGGCCGAGCACCTTCGTCGAGTTCCTGGACGTGGTCGGCCCGTTGACCGATCCGCGCGCGCACGGGGGCGACCCGGCGGACGCGTTCCACCTGGTGATCCCGACCATTCCCGGCTTCGGCTTCTCCGGGCCGGTCCGTGAAGCGGGCTGGGACCACTACCGGGTGGCGCGGGCGTGGAAGGAGCTGATGGCCCGGCTGGGCTACGACCGGTACGTGGTGCAGGGCGGCGACTGGGGAATGATGGTGTCGCTGGAGCTGTGCCTGGCCGACGCCGAGCACGTGGCCGGCGTGCACGTGAACTCGCTGGTGACCTTCCCGCCGCAGGACCCGGCCGAGCTGGCCGACCTCGGTGAGGCGGAGATTCAGCGGCTGGGCAAGCTGATGCACTTCGACCTGGAGCTGTCGGCGCACCTCAAGCTGCTGGCCACCCGCCCGCAGACGGTGGCGTACGGGCTCACCGACTCACCGGTCGGCCAGCTCGCGTGGATCATGGAGAAGTACCGCGAGTGGACCGACTCCGACCAGGTGCCCGAGGACGCGATCGACCGCGACCTGATGCTGGCGAACGTCTCGGTCTTCTGGCTGACCGCGACGGCGGCCTCCTCGGCCCAGCTGTACTACGAGTCGCTGGACCGCACCAACCCGAACATCGCCGCCCGCCTGGGCGGCCCGTGGGAGCTGACGATGCCGGCGGGTGTCGCGGTGTTCCCGCACGACGCCGCCCTCCCGCTGCGCCGGTTCGCCGACCAGGTGCTGCCGACGATCACGCACTGGTCCGAGTTCGACCGCGGCGGCCACTTCCCCGCGATGGAGGAGCCGGACCTGTTCGTGGCGGACGTCCGGGCGTTCGCCCGGTCCCTCGAAAAGAACTGA
- a CDS encoding NAD-dependent epimerase/dehydratase family protein: MPRFVVTGAGSTGSATARLLAEQGESVRLVTRSGSGPEHPGIERVAADVTDPDRLTALIEDAEALINCAAPPYDRWKQEFPPLAEALLTAAERTGARYVMLGNLYGYGPLDGPVTEQRPPAPSTVKGEVRARMWADALAAHRAGRARVTEVRAGSYFGPGAQSLFLILAGRQLVTGEPARYYADLDAPHSWAYPADVARTLVAAVRSEESWGLPWHVPAFATLSARALGDALAAAAGAPAARLSAMDDRELAELALKFPVLGAVAEMRYLTHQATVLDSTHTERTFGLRATPLAEVLAATVNDLSADRP; the protein is encoded by the coding sequence ATGCCCCGTTTCGTCGTCACCGGTGCCGGCTCGACCGGCAGCGCCACCGCCCGCCTGCTCGCCGAACAGGGCGAGAGCGTCCGGCTGGTGACCCGCAGCGGGTCGGGGCCCGAGCACCCCGGGATCGAACGCGTCGCGGCCGACGTCACCGACCCCGACCGGCTCACCGCCCTCATCGAGGACGCGGAGGCCCTGATCAACTGCGCCGCGCCGCCGTACGACCGGTGGAAGCAGGAGTTCCCGCCCTTGGCCGAGGCGCTGCTCACCGCAGCCGAACGCACCGGCGCCCGGTACGTGATGCTCGGCAACCTCTACGGCTACGGGCCGTTGGACGGGCCGGTCACCGAGCAGCGGCCGCCGGCCCCGAGCACCGTCAAGGGCGAGGTCAGGGCCCGGATGTGGGCGGACGCCCTGGCCGCCCACCGGGCCGGCCGGGCGCGGGTGACCGAGGTGCGGGCCGGCAGTTACTTCGGCCCCGGCGCCCAGTCGCTCTTCCTGATCCTGGCGGGCCGTCAGCTGGTCACCGGCGAGCCCGCCCGTTACTACGCCGACCTGGACGCCCCGCACAGCTGGGCCTATCCGGCGGATGTGGCCCGCACCCTGGTCGCCGCCGTCCGGTCGGAGGAGAGCTGGGGCCTGCCCTGGCACGTACCCGCGTTCGCGACGCTCTCCGCCCGGGCACTGGGCGACGCGCTGGCCGCGGCGGCCGGGGCGCCCGCGGCCCGGCTGAGCGCGATGGACGACCGGGAGCTGGCCGAACTCGCCCTGAAATTCCCGGTCCTGGGCGCGGTGGCCGAGATGCGGTACCTCACCCACCAGGCCACCGTGCTGGACTCCACGCACACCGAGCGGACCTTCGGCCTGCGGGCCACCCCCTTGGCGGAGGTGCTGGCAGCGACCGTTAACGACCTGAGCGCCGACCGTCCCTGA
- a CDS encoding ABC transporter ATP-binding protein: protein MLRLAAVGKVYRGGHPVLVEADLELPPGEVVSVAGGNGSGKSTLLRIVAGLSRPSSGAVSGRPEVVGWVPDRFPPHERLSALNYLRHLGRVRGLSGRAATARAGELLERLALVGGSRTAIRELSKGNAQKVAVAQALLVPPELLVLDEPWSGLDAAAQGTLVTLIGEVAAAGGAVLFTEHREALSWSAASRAYRIDSGRVVPIRLQVQLCEVELTGGEQLVDWSALAGVREVVRQNDRLTLLVAAPDSDALLLTALRHGWTVLGLRRLGGGGSR from the coding sequence GTGCTGCGTCTGGCGGCGGTGGGCAAGGTGTACCGGGGCGGGCACCCGGTCCTGGTCGAGGCCGACCTCGAACTCCCGCCGGGTGAGGTGGTCTCGGTCGCCGGGGGCAACGGCTCCGGCAAGTCCACCCTGCTCAGGATCGTGGCCGGGCTGTCCCGGCCGAGCTCGGGCGCGGTGTCGGGGCGGCCCGAGGTGGTCGGCTGGGTGCCGGACCGCTTCCCGCCGCACGAGCGGCTCTCCGCCCTGAACTACCTTCGGCACCTGGGCCGGGTCCGGGGCCTGTCCGGCCGGGCCGCCACCGCCCGGGCCGGCGAACTGCTGGAGCGGCTGGCCCTGGTGGGCGGCAGCCGCACCGCGATCCGCGAGCTCTCCAAGGGGAACGCCCAGAAGGTCGCGGTCGCCCAGGCCCTGCTGGTACCGCCGGAGCTCCTGGTGCTCGACGAGCCGTGGTCCGGCCTGGACGCCGCCGCGCAGGGCACGCTGGTGACACTGATCGGCGAGGTGGCCGCAGCCGGTGGCGCGGTGCTCTTCACCGAGCACCGGGAAGCGCTGTCCTGGTCGGCCGCCTCGCGGGCGTACCGGATCGACTCGGGGCGGGTGGTGCCGATCCGGCTTCAAGTACAGCTGTGCGAAGTCGAGTTGACCGGCGGGGAGCAGCTTGTGGACTGGTCGGCGCTGGCGGGCGTACGGGAGGTGGTGCGGCAGAACGACCGGCTCACCCTGCTGGTGGCCGCTCCGGACTCCGACGCGCTGCTGCTGACCGCGCTGCGCCACGGCTGGACGGTCCTCGGGCTGCGGCGGCTCGGCGGGGGCGGTTCGCGATGA
- a CDS encoding PadR family transcriptional regulator — protein sequence MTERQLQEPTRLVLTALADAPRHGYAIIQEVLAISGGQSRLSTGTLYTALDRLLQQGLVRIESEQVVSGRLRRTFALTGQGQDLLAEEAGRLRTAAAEVERRLAAARLRLNGATG from the coding sequence ATGACCGAACGTCAACTCCAGGAGCCGACCCGGCTCGTGCTCACCGCACTGGCCGACGCCCCCCGGCACGGCTACGCGATCATCCAGGAGGTGCTGGCCATCTCCGGCGGCCAGAGCCGCCTGAGCACCGGCACCCTCTACACCGCGCTCGACCGGCTGCTGCAGCAGGGCCTGGTCCGGATCGAGAGCGAGCAGGTGGTCAGCGGACGGCTGCGCCGTACCTTCGCCCTCACCGGTCAGGGCCAGGACCTGCTGGCCGAGGAGGCCGGCCGCCTCCGGACCGCCGCCGCCGAGGTCGAACGCCGACTCGCCGCCGCACGGCTGCGCCTGAACGGAGCGACCGGATGA
- a CDS encoding YncE family protein: MSRTEIRRSGTPGRFPHVRALGGIAAALGLLVTGTAAGTTANAEPGGTALREVMFVGNNWDGTADVIRSSGDLARIGRVNVVPDKEQRLTEIYLNPVKLAYFLGIRLGPGEGHDQFVDDMYSTPDGSSVVVSRPSFADVVSIDLSTGRINWRFPVSGYRSDHMAVSPDGSRVAVSASTSNTVHVLDIRTGAQLGSFRTGDKPHENLFADGGTRIWNMSIGEVNTALDAPWLDWTKGDRRITVVDAATYAPVKVIDMRERLDAFGRPDLSDAVRPAAFVPDGSALYFQVSFFNGLVEYDVAADRVTRVKTLPKNPATSEDRTTWVNDSRHHGLSVSPAGDKLCVAGTMDDYATVVDRATLQEGPLVPASKPYWATVSGDGRSCVISESGADQVTAIDFATGLRTATTAVGDHPQRVRLGHVPAGWTGPAAG, from the coding sequence ATGTCCCGCACCGAAATCAGGCGTTCCGGAACTCCCGGACGATTCCCGCACGTTCGAGCCCTCGGCGGGATCGCGGCCGCGCTCGGCCTGCTGGTCACCGGCACCGCCGCCGGCACCACGGCGAACGCCGAGCCGGGCGGCACCGCGCTGCGGGAGGTGATGTTCGTCGGCAACAACTGGGACGGCACCGCCGACGTGATCCGCTCCAGCGGTGACCTGGCCAGGATCGGCCGGGTGAACGTGGTTCCGGACAAGGAGCAGCGGCTGACCGAGATCTACCTCAACCCGGTGAAGCTGGCGTACTTCCTCGGCATCCGGCTGGGGCCCGGCGAGGGGCACGACCAGTTCGTCGACGACATGTACTCGACGCCGGACGGCTCCTCGGTGGTGGTCTCCCGGCCGAGCTTCGCCGACGTGGTGTCGATCGATCTGAGCACCGGACGGATCAACTGGCGCTTCCCGGTGTCGGGTTACCGCTCCGACCACATGGCGGTCTCGCCGGACGGCAGTCGGGTGGCCGTGTCCGCCTCCACCTCGAACACCGTGCACGTGCTGGACATCAGGACCGGCGCGCAGCTCGGTTCGTTCCGCACCGGCGACAAACCGCACGAGAACCTGTTCGCCGACGGCGGCACCCGGATCTGGAACATGTCGATCGGCGAGGTCAACACCGCGCTCGACGCCCCCTGGCTGGACTGGACGAAGGGCGACCGCCGGATCACCGTGGTCGACGCCGCGACCTACGCCCCGGTCAAGGTGATCGACATGCGCGAGCGGCTGGACGCGTTCGGGCGGCCCGACCTGTCCGACGCCGTCCGGCCGGCCGCCTTCGTGCCCGACGGGTCGGCGCTGTACTTCCAGGTCTCGTTCTTCAACGGCCTGGTGGAGTACGACGTCGCCGCCGACCGGGTCACCCGGGTGAAGACCCTGCCGAAGAACCCCGCGACCAGCGAGGACCGCACCACCTGGGTGAACGACTCCCGGCACCACGGGCTCTCGGTCAGCCCGGCCGGGGACAAGCTGTGCGTGGCGGGCACCATGGACGACTACGCGACCGTGGTCGACAGGGCCACCCTGCAGGAGGGGCCGTTGGTGCCCGCCTCGAAGCCGTACTGGGCGACCGTGAGCGGTGACGGCCGGTCCTGCGTGATCTCCGAGAGCGGCGCCGACCAGGTCACCGCGATCGACTTCGCGACCGGCCTGCGGACCGCCACCACCGCCGTCGGCGACCACCCGCAGCGGGTCCGCCTCGGCCACGTGCCGGCCGGCTGGACCGGTCCGGCGGCCGGCTGA
- a CDS encoding GlxA family transcriptional regulator has translation MHRIAVVAVPPVTAFDLAIPELVFGAAEVNGGPGYQVRICTPEPGPVDTLGSLQVVVPHGLEALEQADTVMVTGSGARFDADPRVLTALRAAAARGARIASICTGAFVLAQAGLLDGRSATTYWVQAGALAHRFPAVRVRPDVLFVEDGPVLTSAGLTAGIDLCLHMVRADHGAAVANAVARLTVISAVRHGGQEQVVGEPVAAADGSSLAATRSWALERLAEPLSLAELAAHARISVRTLNRRFLAETGHSPLQWLVAQRVERARELLESTTLPMELVAQRSGLGGADSLRRHLLQRVGMTPRAYRAAFASSVGRGARPTPGKGEGRASQPEPTPRQAGSDGSVARPRRTRWTTPASATAAPSEAREAPR, from the coding sequence ATGCATCGGATCGCCGTGGTGGCCGTTCCGCCGGTCACCGCCTTCGACCTCGCCATCCCCGAACTGGTCTTCGGTGCGGCGGAGGTGAACGGCGGCCCGGGCTACCAGGTGCGGATCTGCACGCCCGAACCCGGGCCGGTCGACACCCTCGGCAGCCTCCAGGTGGTCGTCCCGCACGGGCTGGAGGCGCTGGAGCAGGCGGACACCGTCATGGTGACCGGCTCGGGCGCCCGCTTCGACGCCGACCCCCGGGTGCTGACGGCACTGCGGGCGGCCGCCGCCCGGGGCGCGCGGATCGCGTCGATCTGCACCGGCGCCTTCGTGCTGGCCCAGGCCGGGCTGCTGGACGGGCGCAGCGCCACCACGTACTGGGTGCAGGCGGGCGCGCTCGCCCACCGCTTTCCGGCGGTCCGGGTGCGGCCGGACGTCCTGTTCGTCGAGGACGGGCCGGTGCTGACCTCGGCCGGGCTGACCGCGGGCATCGACCTCTGCCTGCACATGGTCCGGGCCGACCACGGCGCGGCCGTGGCCAACGCGGTGGCCCGGCTGACGGTCATCTCGGCGGTCCGGCACGGCGGGCAGGAGCAGGTGGTCGGCGAGCCGGTGGCGGCCGCCGACGGAAGTTCGCTCGCGGCGACCCGGAGCTGGGCACTGGAGCGCCTGGCCGAACCGCTGTCGTTGGCGGAGCTGGCGGCGCACGCGAGGATCAGCGTCCGTACCCTCAACCGGCGGTTCCTGGCCGAGACCGGCCACAGTCCGCTGCAGTGGCTGGTGGCCCAGCGGGTCGAGCGGGCAAGGGAGTTGCTGGAGTCGACCACCCTGCCGATGGAGCTGGTGGCCCAGCGGAGCGGCCTGGGCGGTGCGGACTCGCTGCGCCGGCACCTGCTCCAGCGGGTGGGCATGACGCCGCGCGCCTACCGTGCGGCATTCGCGTCCTCGGTGGGGCGCGGCGCCCGGCCCACCCCCGGCAAGGGGGAGGGCCGGGCGTCGCAGCCTGAACCGACGCCCCGTCAGGCGGGGTCGGACGGTTCGGTCGCCCGGCCCCGGCGGACGAGGTGGACCACCCCGGCCAGTGCCACGGCCGCGCCGAGCGAGGCGAGGGAGGCTCCCAGATAG
- a CDS encoding DUF3052 domain-containing protein produces the protein MTSTVSVSDRLGIEPGMVVQELGWSEDCDEDLRASVEERCGSALLEEGAEEIVDVVLLWWRENDGDLVDKLTDAVGPLADTGVIWVLTPKLGRDGYVEPSDIAEAVPTAGLAQTSSISVGGDWAGVRLVTPKSAKHKR, from the coding sequence ATGACCAGCACGGTGAGCGTCTCGGACAGGCTCGGCATCGAACCGGGCATGGTGGTCCAGGAGTTGGGCTGGAGCGAGGACTGCGACGAAGACCTCCGGGCCTCGGTCGAGGAACGCTGCGGCTCGGCGCTCCTCGAGGAGGGGGCCGAGGAGATCGTCGATGTGGTCCTGCTGTGGTGGCGGGAGAACGACGGTGACCTGGTGGACAAGCTCACCGACGCGGTCGGCCCGCTGGCCGACACCGGGGTGATCTGGGTACTCACCCCCAAGCTCGGCCGCGACGGGTACGTCGAGCCCTCCGACATCGCCGAAGCCGTACCCACCGCCGGCCTGGCGCAGACCTCCTCCATCAGCGTCGGCGGCGACTGGGCCGGCGTCCGCCTCGTCACCCCCAAGTCGGCCAAGCACAAGCGCTGA
- a CDS encoding TetR/AcrR family transcriptional regulator, whose translation MGQATGTYGGRSAQERRTERRERFLAAALQQFGDRPGYRAASVAGLCEEAGLSTRQFYEEFRNLEQVLAQLHLLVNDRTEQAVLRALTDTAGLTFEQRIGAVLRAYIAAATDDRRRLRIAFVEIIGVSEELERQRLTRRALWVQLIVAEAEAAVGRGEIAPRDFRIAATAFIGAVNGLLHDWTAGQFDATLAQVVDELVALLLGSVRRPGG comes from the coding sequence GTGGGACAGGCCACGGGTACGTACGGCGGCAGGTCGGCGCAGGAGCGGCGGACCGAACGGCGGGAACGCTTCCTGGCCGCCGCACTGCAGCAGTTCGGCGACCGGCCCGGCTACCGGGCGGCCTCGGTCGCGGGGCTCTGCGAGGAAGCCGGACTGTCGACCCGTCAGTTCTACGAGGAGTTCCGCAACCTGGAGCAGGTGCTCGCCCAACTGCACCTGCTGGTCAACGACCGCACCGAACAGGCCGTCCTGCGGGCCCTCACCGACACCGCCGGCCTCACCTTCGAGCAGCGGATCGGCGCCGTGCTGCGCGCCTACATCGCGGCCGCCACCGACGACCGGCGCCGCCTGCGGATCGCCTTCGTCGAGATCATCGGCGTCAGCGAGGAGCTGGAACGCCAACGGCTCACCCGACGCGCACTGTGGGTGCAGCTGATCGTCGCCGAGGCCGAGGCCGCCGTCGGCCGCGGCGAGATCGCCCCCCGGGACTTCCGGATCGCCGCCACCGCCTTCATCGGCGCGGTCAACGGCCTCCTGCACGACTGGACCGCCGGCCAGTTCGACGCCACCCTCGCCCAGGTCGTCGACGAACTGGTGGCCCTGCTGCTGGGATCGGTCCGCCGCCCGGGGGGCTGA